From a single Planctellipticum variicoloris genomic region:
- a CDS encoding dihydroorotate dehydrogenase-like protein: MVDLATDWVGLRLSSPLLVGASPLTDDLDALHACVEGGAGAVVMRSLFEEQIVAEQLGAHRWIDSHVDMNAEARTFLPESDVFGLGSGPYVARLRKLRDALNVPVIASLNGTTVGGWIDLACDLEQAGAAAVELNLYEVITDLSETAAVVEARQLAVVQSVVDKVQIPVIVKLSPFYSSLPGFARQLEQTGARAIVLFNRFYQPDIDLEVLDVSREVRLSTSAELPLRLHACALLSGRTSLQLAVSGGVHTGDDAAKAILAGAHVAQVVSVLLERGPRVLANLRDELRHRLSRFGYKTLAEARGVLSLNRAPDPHAWERLNYARLLESWQPRP, translated from the coding sequence ATGGTTGATCTCGCCACGGACTGGGTGGGGCTGCGATTGTCGTCCCCGCTGCTGGTCGGGGCCTCGCCGCTGACAGACGATCTGGACGCCTTGCACGCGTGCGTCGAGGGCGGCGCGGGAGCTGTCGTCATGCGGTCGCTGTTCGAGGAACAGATCGTCGCCGAGCAGCTCGGCGCTCACCGGTGGATCGATTCGCATGTGGACATGAATGCCGAGGCCCGTACGTTTCTGCCCGAGTCGGATGTTTTCGGCCTGGGCTCCGGTCCTTACGTCGCGCGACTGAGAAAGCTGCGTGATGCGTTAAATGTGCCGGTGATCGCATCGCTCAATGGCACGACGGTCGGCGGATGGATCGATCTGGCATGTGATCTGGAGCAGGCCGGTGCGGCGGCGGTCGAGTTGAATCTGTATGAAGTGATCACCGACCTTTCGGAAACTGCAGCGGTCGTCGAAGCCAGACAATTGGCGGTCGTGCAGTCGGTCGTCGACAAGGTACAGATTCCCGTCATTGTCAAACTGTCGCCGTTCTATTCGTCGCTCCCCGGCTTTGCACGCCAGCTCGAACAGACTGGGGCGCGGGCGATCGTGCTGTTCAACCGGTTCTATCAGCCGGACATCGACCTGGAGGTGCTCGACGTAAGCCGCGAAGTGCGGCTGTCAACCAGCGCCGAATTGCCGCTGAGACTCCATGCCTGCGCACTCCTGTCCGGCCGGACGTCGCTGCAATTGGCGGTCTCCGGGGGCGTGCATACCGGTGACGACGCGGCGAAGGCCATTCTGGCCGGAGCGCACGTCGCGCAGGTCGTGTCGGTGCTCCTGGAACGCGGCCCCCGCGTGCTGGCCAATCTCCGCGACGAACTCCGTCATCGTCTGTCCCGTTTCGGCTACAAGACGCTGGCAGAGGCCCGAGGCGTGCTCTCGCTCAATCGTGCGCCCGATCCTCACGCCTGGGAGCGATTGAACTATGCCCGTCTCCTGGAGAGCTGGC
- the nifJ gene encoding pyruvate:ferredoxin (flavodoxin) oxidoreductase: MTTSPTETRTLDGNEAVANVAYRLSEVIAVYPITPASVMGEYADDWSAQRRGNLWGAVPEIIEMQSEGGAAGAVHGALQGGALVTTFTASQGLLLMLPNLFKIAGELTSFCMHVAARSVATHALSIFGDHSDVMAARGTGFALLASGSVQEAQDFAAIGHAVTLAARVPVLHFFDGFRTSHEVAKISTLSDDVLTQLVDSKLVEAHRGRRLTPERPVVRGTSQNPDAFFQSREATNPFYDAFGDHFDQTLRRFETLTGRSYQTFDYHGHPEAERVIVLMGSGAECAHETVDWLLDQGERVGVLKVRLFRPFSLQRFLAALPSTVQHLAVLDRTKEPGSSGEPLLLEVSGALLEALTRGLLPRLPRVIGGRYGLSSKEFTPAMVKAVFDELQRSTPKPRFTVGIRDDVTHLSLDVAEELDIEPGDVVRAVFYGLGADGTVSSNKASIKIIGEQTEQYAQGHFVYDSKKAGSTTVSHLRFGPRPIRSSYQISRAAFIAIHDPGFLDRLDVLERAGDGSIVLLNSSTPAEQVWESLPREAQETLLARHCRLFAIDAYRIAEEAGLGRRINTVMQVCFFKLAHVLPVEQALEQIKASIAATWGKRGPEVVRRNVAAVDAALAGLHEVSLASSATASRHRRPTVPESSPDFVQRVSRLLLEGHGDQLPVSAFPPDGTWPTGTSRFEKRAIALEIPIWEPDLCVQCNRCVMICPHSAIRAKVYEPDLLKENPAGLPGVPEAFTPEFEGLNYTVQVAPDDCTGCELCVVVCPAKDHMQPRRKALNLQPVAAHRDVERRRFEMFESLPDLPRSRVPLEAKSLTLLPPLFEFSGACAGCGETPYIRLLTQLFGDRLLVANATGCSSIYGGNLPTTPYTTNQDGRGPAWNNSLFEDAAELGLGFRLSVDYLARRAMQLLGELAAALPEVLVTALRKACAPTDPVVLERRRQEVAQLSEILKGLNGPAAVELAAIAEAFVPKSVWVIGGDGWAYDIGYGGLDHVLASGRNVKLLVLDTEVYSNTGGQQSKATPLGAVAKFASAGKSTRKKDLGLLAMSYGHVYVASVGMQARNEQTVSALLEAESYPGPALIIAHSPCIAHGYDLVHSPTHQRRAIESWAWPLYRFDPRRIAAGQPPLQLDSARKSLPMRSFMEEEARFRMVELRDPERYEQLVQAAEQAAAERRSLYLQLAGIRVDSLTDGGVEHG; this comes from the coding sequence ATGACCACTTCCCCGACCGAAACACGTACGCTCGACGGCAACGAAGCCGTCGCGAACGTCGCGTACCGCCTCAGCGAGGTGATCGCCGTCTATCCGATCACTCCGGCCTCGGTGATGGGCGAATACGCCGATGACTGGTCGGCCCAGCGTCGGGGAAATCTCTGGGGTGCGGTGCCGGAAATCATCGAGATGCAGTCGGAAGGCGGTGCGGCGGGTGCGGTGCATGGGGCGCTCCAGGGCGGCGCACTGGTCACGACCTTCACTGCGTCGCAGGGTCTGCTGTTGATGCTGCCGAACCTGTTCAAGATTGCTGGAGAATTGACGTCGTTCTGCATGCATGTGGCCGCCCGTAGCGTCGCTACGCATGCGCTCTCGATCTTTGGGGACCACTCGGACGTGATGGCCGCTCGCGGCACCGGGTTCGCGCTGTTGGCCTCCGGGTCGGTCCAGGAAGCCCAGGACTTCGCAGCCATCGGCCACGCCGTAACGCTCGCCGCGCGCGTTCCGGTCTTGCACTTCTTCGACGGGTTTCGCACCTCACACGAAGTCGCAAAAATCTCCACGCTCAGCGACGACGTCCTGACGCAATTGGTCGACTCGAAGCTGGTGGAGGCCCATCGTGGACGACGGTTGACCCCCGAACGCCCCGTCGTCCGCGGCACTTCGCAGAACCCCGACGCGTTCTTCCAGTCACGCGAAGCGACGAACCCGTTTTACGACGCATTCGGCGATCACTTCGACCAGACGCTGCGGCGGTTTGAGACCCTCACCGGGCGAAGTTACCAGACGTTCGATTATCACGGCCATCCCGAGGCGGAGCGTGTGATCGTGCTCATGGGGTCCGGGGCGGAGTGCGCTCATGAAACGGTGGACTGGCTGCTCGATCAAGGCGAACGAGTCGGAGTCCTGAAAGTCCGTCTGTTTCGCCCCTTTTCGTTGCAACGCTTTCTGGCTGCACTCCCCTCCACGGTCCAGCATCTGGCAGTCCTCGATCGGACCAAGGAACCTGGTTCGTCGGGAGAACCGCTGCTGCTCGAAGTCAGCGGCGCGTTGCTGGAAGCTCTGACGAGAGGCTTGCTGCCGAGATTGCCGCGTGTGATCGGCGGGCGATACGGCCTGTCTTCGAAGGAGTTCACGCCCGCGATGGTCAAGGCGGTGTTTGACGAGCTGCAGCGCTCGACTCCCAAACCTCGCTTTACGGTCGGAATTCGTGACGATGTGACGCATCTGTCGCTCGACGTTGCCGAGGAACTGGACATCGAGCCGGGTGACGTGGTCCGCGCCGTCTTCTATGGCCTTGGTGCGGATGGGACTGTCAGCAGCAACAAGGCCAGCATTAAGATCATCGGCGAACAAACCGAACAGTATGCTCAGGGACACTTCGTCTACGACTCGAAGAAGGCCGGTTCCACGACCGTTTCGCATCTGCGGTTTGGACCTCGCCCCATTCGATCGTCCTATCAGATCAGCCGGGCCGCCTTTATCGCCATTCACGACCCAGGATTCCTGGACCGGCTGGATGTGCTGGAGCGAGCCGGCGACGGCTCGATCGTCCTGCTCAACTCGTCGACGCCCGCAGAGCAGGTATGGGAGAGCCTGCCGCGCGAGGCTCAGGAAACCCTGCTGGCCCGTCATTGCCGTCTGTTCGCCATCGACGCCTATCGGATTGCCGAAGAGGCCGGGTTGGGACGACGGATCAACACAGTCATGCAGGTCTGTTTTTTCAAATTGGCTCACGTCTTGCCGGTCGAGCAGGCGCTGGAGCAGATCAAGGCGTCGATCGCTGCGACCTGGGGCAAACGGGGACCGGAAGTTGTCCGGCGTAACGTGGCGGCGGTCGACGCGGCGTTGGCCGGCTTGCACGAGGTGTCGTTGGCTTCGTCGGCGACCGCCAGCCGGCATCGTCGACCGACTGTGCCCGAATCATCTCCCGATTTCGTCCAACGCGTGTCCCGGCTGCTGCTGGAGGGGCATGGAGACCAGTTGCCGGTCAGCGCGTTTCCACCCGATGGGACCTGGCCGACGGGAACCAGCCGGTTCGAGAAGCGGGCCATCGCGTTGGAGATTCCGATCTGGGAGCCGGACCTCTGTGTGCAATGCAACCGCTGCGTGATGATTTGCCCTCACTCCGCCATCCGAGCCAAGGTCTACGAACCCGATCTGCTGAAGGAGAACCCGGCGGGATTGCCTGGCGTCCCCGAGGCGTTCACTCCGGAATTCGAAGGACTCAACTATACCGTTCAGGTCGCGCCCGACGATTGCACGGGATGCGAACTGTGCGTTGTTGTCTGCCCGGCGAAAGATCACATGCAGCCGCGGCGAAAAGCTCTCAACCTGCAGCCGGTGGCAGCGCACCGAGACGTGGAACGCCGGCGCTTCGAGATGTTTGAATCACTTCCCGACTTGCCACGCAGCCGAGTTCCACTTGAAGCCAAGAGCCTGACGCTGCTGCCCCCGCTGTTTGAATTCTCCGGGGCATGTGCGGGCTGTGGCGAGACGCCCTATATTCGGCTGCTGACGCAACTGTTCGGCGATCGGCTTCTCGTGGCCAATGCAACCGGCTGCTCGTCGATCTACGGTGGAAACCTGCCGACAACCCCGTACACCACAAATCAGGATGGCCGGGGGCCAGCCTGGAATAACTCGCTTTTCGAGGACGCGGCGGAGCTTGGCCTCGGATTCCGTCTGAGTGTCGATTACCTCGCTCGACGCGCCATGCAGCTCTTGGGCGAACTGGCGGCTGCGTTGCCGGAAGTGCTGGTCACTGCGCTGCGAAAGGCGTGCGCCCCCACCGATCCGGTGGTGTTGGAGAGACGTCGTCAGGAAGTGGCACAGTTGAGCGAGATCCTGAAGGGCCTCAACGGACCAGCCGCCGTAGAGCTTGCCGCAATTGCCGAGGCATTCGTCCCGAAAAGCGTCTGGGTGATCGGCGGCGACGGATGGGCCTACGACATCGGCTACGGCGGCCTCGACCATGTTCTGGCCTCGGGGCGGAATGTGAAGCTGCTGGTGCTCGATACTGAAGTCTATTCCAACACCGGCGGACAGCAATCGAAGGCGACGCCACTGGGGGCCGTTGCGAAGTTCGCCTCGGCGGGCAAGTCCACGCGGAAGAAGGATCTGGGCCTGCTGGCGATGAGCTACGGTCACGTTTACGTCGCGTCAGTCGGGATGCAGGCCCGTAACGAGCAGACCGTGTCGGCCTTGCTCGAAGCGGAGAGTTACCCCGGACCTGCCTTGATCATCGCGCACAGTCCCTGCATCGCTCACGGATACGACCTCGTCCACTCGCCGACCCACCAACGACGCGCGATTGAGAGCTGGGCCTGGCCGCTCTACCGCTTCGATCCCCGACGGATCGCAGCGGGACAGCCGCCTCTGCAGCTCGACTCTGCGCGAAAAAGCCTGCCGATGCGGAGCTTCATGGAAGAGGAAGCGAGATTCCGCATGGTCGAACTGCGCGATCCCGAGCGGTACGAACAACTGGTCCAGGCCGCGGAACAGGCGGCGGCGGAACGACGCTCGCTGTATCTCCAGCTCGCCGGCATCCGAGTGGACTCCCTGACCGATGGAGGTGTCGAACATGGTTGA
- a CDS encoding carboxymuconolactone decarboxylase family protein: protein MSNSQTPMDLLRQFAPEFAQNQMDEKALLFDHPSYQAVPGKYKLLMGVAVAAALGSEMCTQMWVRQAKEKGVTNAEITEAIMVARFMKQATVNDTAARMFAGLSNAAPSVQG, encoded by the coding sequence ATGAGCAATTCCCAGACTCCGATGGACCTGCTGCGGCAGTTCGCGCCCGAGTTTGCCCAGAATCAGATGGATGAGAAGGCGTTGCTGTTTGATCACCCGAGTTATCAGGCGGTGCCCGGCAAGTACAAGCTGCTGATGGGAGTTGCCGTTGCCGCGGCGCTCGGGTCGGAGATGTGCACCCAGATGTGGGTCCGCCAGGCGAAGGAGAAGGGTGTCACGAATGCGGAAATCACGGAGGCGATTATGGTGGCCAGGTTTATGAAACAGGCCACGGTGAATGACACCGCCGCCAGAATGTTTGCCGGACTGTCCAACGCCGCTCCGTCCGTTCAGGGATAG
- a CDS encoding pyrroline-5-carboxylate reductase family protein, with amino-acid sequence MVASLSTEVVGIVGGGRVTRILLTGWQRAGQWPDRVRVFEPNAAAAEKLAATVAGVELVSEAAAAVGGATIVLLAIHPPQLLASVADISPHLAPQALVISLAPKVTLAQLCERLPAHVKVARLLPNAPSLLGQGYNPFACGPDWTATDRARLQQVSEVWGECPEVPEQELEAYAVLTAMGPTYFWFQWQTLEDQARSFGLPEERIRPALQRMLAGALQVYFESGLSPNDVIDLIPVRPLQEHEEVISGMFAENLAAIYRKLNP; translated from the coding sequence ATGGTGGCCAGCCTGTCGACGGAAGTGGTCGGGATCGTAGGCGGTGGGCGAGTGACGAGAATCTTGCTCACGGGCTGGCAGCGCGCCGGTCAATGGCCCGATCGAGTACGAGTTTTCGAACCGAACGCGGCGGCTGCCGAAAAGCTGGCAGCAACTGTGGCGGGCGTCGAACTTGTCTCTGAGGCGGCTGCAGCCGTCGGAGGGGCCACGATAGTCTTACTGGCGATTCACCCACCACAGCTTCTTGCGTCCGTCGCCGATATCTCGCCGCATCTCGCACCGCAGGCGCTGGTGATCTCCCTGGCCCCTAAGGTGACACTGGCGCAGTTGTGCGAGCGTTTGCCGGCGCACGTCAAGGTGGCACGTCTGCTCCCGAACGCCCCGTCGCTGCTGGGGCAGGGTTACAACCCCTTCGCCTGCGGCCCCGACTGGACGGCAACCGACCGCGCCCGCCTCCAGCAGGTATCGGAGGTCTGGGGGGAATGCCCCGAAGTGCCGGAGCAGGAACTCGAAGCATACGCCGTGCTGACGGCGATGGGTCCCACGTACTTCTGGTTCCAATGGCAGACGCTCGAAGATCAGGCCCGATCGTTCGGTCTGCCTGAAGAACGGATTCGCCCGGCGTTGCAGCGGATGCTGGCGGGAGCCCTGCAGGTCTACTTCGAATCAGGTTTGTCGCCGAATGACGTGATCGACCTCATTCCGGTTCGGCCGTTACAGGAGCATGAAGAAGTCATTTCCGGAATGTTTGCGGAGAATCTGGCCGCGATTTACCGCAAACTCAACCCGTAG
- a CDS encoding arsenate reductase ArsC, translating into MPSVKPKLLFLCTGNSCRSQMAEGWARHLLGDRIEPYSAGIEAHGMNPSAVHVMQEAGVDITGQSSKLVSSLAEIPFDLVVTVCGHADENCPAFLGKSRVVHVGFDDPPKLAKSATTEQEALSHYRRVRDEIRKFVAENLTDLLPS; encoded by the coding sequence ATGCCGTCAGTGAAACCAAAACTCCTGTTTCTATGCACGGGCAACTCGTGCCGCAGCCAGATGGCCGAAGGTTGGGCTCGACACTTGCTGGGAGACCGCATCGAACCGTATTCCGCCGGGATCGAGGCTCACGGCATGAATCCCAGCGCAGTCCATGTGATGCAGGAAGCCGGTGTCGACATCACGGGTCAGTCGTCGAAGCTCGTCAGCAGCCTGGCCGAGATTCCGTTCGATCTGGTCGTCACGGTCTGCGGCCATGCGGACGAGAACTGCCCGGCATTTCTGGGTAAGTCCCGCGTGGTGCATGTCGGCTTCGACGACCCGCCGAAGCTCGCAAAGTCGGCCACGACTGAGCAGGAGGCTCTGAGCCATTATCGTCGCGTCCGCGACGAGATCCGGAAGTTTGTGGCAGAGAACTTGACCGACCTGTTGCCGAGCTGA
- a CDS encoding universal stress protein: MLSTIVVGTSLSENSTRTLCCLRGLRAGGARKVFLVHAMNIRDVGTLFRQLQALALPALERQAQLLRDMGFEVETDVRLGLPYYEIQQVASEQDASVIAVHLTTESLLESAFVGGVAYEVIQRADRPVLAMKATFTEQGCEPLCENTLDHILFPTDFSANAERALDLLADIVAVAHSTVTVVHVREGDGDTPASEVALDADRQRLSEIAARLTASKAQAVNVVIRCGSPTAELLSISTLHAPSMIIMGSQGAGFIREVFLGSVSHNLVRHAPVPVLLVPAFRG, translated from the coding sequence ATGTTGTCGACCATTGTTGTGGGAACCAGTCTCAGCGAGAACTCAACTCGCACGCTCTGCTGTCTGCGAGGTCTGCGAGCCGGGGGTGCCCGAAAAGTATTTCTGGTTCACGCGATGAACATTCGCGATGTCGGCACGCTATTCCGTCAGCTCCAGGCGCTTGCCCTCCCCGCGCTCGAACGGCAGGCGCAATTGCTGCGAGACATGGGTTTCGAGGTTGAAACCGACGTTCGCCTGGGCCTGCCGTATTACGAGATTCAACAAGTCGCAAGCGAACAGGACGCGTCCGTAATCGCCGTGCATCTGACGACGGAATCGCTGTTGGAGTCAGCCTTCGTCGGGGGCGTGGCCTACGAAGTCATCCAGCGTGCGGACCGCCCGGTTCTGGCCATGAAGGCCACCTTCACTGAGCAGGGGTGCGAACCCCTCTGCGAAAACACGCTGGATCACATCCTGTTCCCGACGGACTTTTCCGCCAATGCGGAGCGGGCTCTCGATCTCCTGGCGGATATCGTTGCTGTTGCGCACTCGACGGTCACCGTGGTCCATGTCCGAGAGGGGGATGGTGACACGCCGGCGAGCGAAGTGGCGTTGGACGCCGATCGGCAGCGACTGAGCGAGATCGCGGCGCGCCTTACCGCATCAAAAGCCCAAGCCGTCAACGTTGTAATCCGCTGCGGTTCGCCGACGGCTGAGCTGCTGTCGATCTCAACGTTGCACGCACCCTCAATGATCATCATGGGCAGTCAGGGAGCCGGCTTTATTCGGGAGGTGTTTCTCGGCAGCGTGAGCCACAACCTCGTGCGCCATGCTCCTGTACCGGTCTTGCTCGTACCAGCGTTTCGCGGCTGA
- the arsB gene encoding ACR3 family arsenite efflux transporter, giving the protein MAIETIPAKPTGGMSFFERYLTVWVILCIVGGIILGKMAPGLAESLDALAISVDGTPVISIPIAICLFFMMYPIMVKIDFVEVLQAGRAVKPVALTLFMNWIFAPFAMFAIAMFCLGTLLLPFIGPEAVDYIKVPLGVNLDVGARYGAGTVVLQNGVKILEVPLWRSYVAGCILLGSAPCTAMVLVWSYLARGNVGHTLVMVAINSLTMLGLYGVISGYLLGVGQLPVPWQTLLLSVGVYVALPLVAGYLSRRWILATKGEVWFRERFLHLLTPVTITALLVTLILLFSFKGEVILGDPLIILWISIPLIAHTVVCFALGYLLAKLLGLSYESAAPSAMIGASSNFEVAIATAVMLFGLSSGAALVTVVGVLTEVPVMLMLVRFCVATRNWFRADAATLESPLAPSASR; this is encoded by the coding sequence ATGGCAATCGAAACAATCCCGGCGAAACCGACGGGAGGGATGAGTTTCTTCGAGCGTTACCTGACGGTCTGGGTCATCCTCTGCATCGTGGGGGGCATCATTCTCGGGAAGATGGCCCCCGGACTGGCGGAGTCTCTCGACGCGTTGGCGATCTCGGTCGACGGGACGCCGGTGATCTCGATTCCCATCGCCATTTGCCTGTTCTTCATGATGTACCCCATCATGGTGAAGATCGATTTCGTAGAAGTCCTGCAAGCCGGGCGGGCTGTGAAACCGGTAGCACTCACCCTGTTCATGAACTGGATCTTCGCGCCGTTTGCCATGTTTGCCATCGCGATGTTCTGTCTGGGCACGCTCCTTCTGCCGTTCATTGGCCCCGAAGCGGTCGACTACATCAAGGTTCCCCTGGGAGTGAATCTTGACGTGGGAGCCCGGTACGGAGCTGGGACCGTGGTCCTGCAGAATGGAGTGAAGATCCTGGAAGTCCCCCTGTGGCGGAGCTACGTTGCGGGTTGCATTCTGCTCGGTTCGGCCCCCTGTACGGCAATGGTACTCGTCTGGAGTTACCTCGCCCGTGGCAACGTCGGACACACGCTCGTGATGGTGGCCATCAATTCGCTGACCATGCTGGGGTTGTATGGCGTGATCAGCGGGTATCTGCTGGGAGTCGGTCAGTTGCCGGTTCCCTGGCAGACGCTCTTGCTGTCGGTCGGCGTGTACGTTGCGCTTCCCTTGGTGGCGGGCTATCTCTCACGGCGGTGGATTCTGGCGACGAAGGGAGAAGTCTGGTTCCGGGAGCGATTCCTTCACCTGCTGACGCCGGTGACCATTACCGCGCTTCTCGTCACGTTGATCCTGCTCTTTTCATTCAAGGGCGAGGTGATCCTCGGCGATCCGCTCATCATCCTGTGGATCTCAATTCCCCTGATCGCACATACGGTCGTGTGCTTCGCCCTTGGTTATCTGCTGGCGAAGCTCCTGGGGCTGTCGTACGAAAGCGCCGCACCGTCGGCGATGATTGGCGCTTCGAGCAACTTTGAAGTGGCGATTGCCACTGCAGTGATGTTGTTTGGCCTGTCGTCAGGTGCGGCACTGGTCACGGTGGTGGGCGTGCTGACCGAGGTGCCCGTCATGTTGATGCTGGTTCGCTTCTGTGTCGCAACGCGGAACTGGTTCCGAGCTGACGCCGCTACCTTGGAGAGCCCGCTCGCTCCGTCGGCGAGCAGATGA
- a CDS encoding OsmC family protein, whose product MSGSPKLTFEVVSQRIDAHGSVSRCKQAEIPLDTDLAGNPHAFNPAELLLAALSACIIKGIERVTPILRFSHRGLEVRVRGVRQDVPPKLEAIHYEIVVDTDEPDRQLELLHENVRKYGTVFNTVAPGTTLTGVLRRRRSNAGDLEAEPGAE is encoded by the coding sequence ATGAGCGGTTCGCCGAAGCTGACATTCGAGGTCGTCTCGCAGCGGATCGACGCACATGGCAGCGTCTCCCGCTGCAAACAGGCGGAGATTCCGCTGGACACCGACCTGGCCGGCAATCCGCATGCCTTCAATCCGGCGGAACTACTGCTGGCGGCGTTGTCGGCCTGCATTATCAAGGGGATCGAGCGGGTCACGCCGATCCTGCGGTTCTCACATCGGGGACTCGAAGTCCGTGTGCGTGGCGTCCGTCAGGACGTCCCGCCAAAGCTGGAAGCGATCCACTATGAGATCGTCGTCGATACGGACGAGCCGGACCGGCAACTGGAACTGCTGCACGAGAACGTAAGAAAGTACGGCACCGTGTTCAACACGGTCGCACCGGGAACGACGCTGACGGGAGTTCTCCGACGTCGACGGTCCAACGCAGGAGATCTTGAGGCTGAACCGGGGGCAGAATAA
- a CDS encoding aromatic aminobenezylarsenical efflux permease ArsG family transporter, with translation MDSLVVGIGSAAWLGLLTSISPCPLATNIAAISFVGRDASKLSIVLLSGLMYTLGRVVAYAALGSLVVASILSAPGAAVWLQRNISLFVGPLLVLVGMVLLGLIEIPLPAGTFLNSLRERLQKRGILGAGLLGLVFALSFCPVSAALFFGSLIPLAIAEESPLLLPAVYGIGTGVPVLGFAVVLACGAKSLGMVFQRVTGMERWLRLGTGLAILLIGIVLTLQHVFRVEV, from the coding sequence ATGGACTCGCTGGTTGTGGGCATCGGAAGCGCCGCGTGGCTGGGGCTGCTGACGTCGATCAGCCCGTGCCCGCTGGCGACGAACATCGCGGCGATCTCGTTTGTCGGACGTGACGCCAGCAAACTGTCGATCGTCCTGCTGTCCGGGCTGATGTATACGCTGGGGCGGGTCGTCGCCTACGCGGCTCTCGGCAGTCTGGTGGTGGCGAGCATCCTGTCTGCTCCCGGCGCGGCCGTCTGGCTGCAACGCAACATCAGCCTGTTTGTCGGTCCGCTGCTGGTGCTGGTAGGAATGGTGCTGTTGGGGTTGATCGAGATCCCGCTCCCGGCCGGGACGTTTCTGAATTCTCTCCGGGAACGCCTGCAGAAACGCGGCATTCTTGGCGCGGGCTTGCTGGGCCTCGTGTTCGCCTTGAGTTTCTGTCCGGTTTCGGCCGCACTGTTCTTCGGCAGCCTGATTCCGTTGGCCATCGCGGAGGAGTCACCGCTGCTGCTGCCGGCGGTCTACGGGATCGGGACCGGGGTGCCCGTGCTGGGCTTTGCGGTGGTCCTCGCCTGCGGCGCGAAATCGCTCGGCATGGTGTTTCAGCGGGTGACCGGGATGGAACGCTGGTTGCGTCTGGGCACCGGGCTCGCCATCCTGCTGATTGGCATCGTCCTGACGCTGCAGCACGTCTTCCGCGTTGAAGTGTAA
- a CDS encoding nitrophenyl compound nitroreductase subunit ArsF family protein produces MTRKTLFTAGLLGFVGISLLVAVADIAGWRRAAGPSPIVPAAGIESQSTAPQLTAIFFHATQRCPSCKKIEAYSHAALQPEIDSGRLTWEVADYTAPENSALVKELEVFTSTVVLAERHGGRIVRSRNLEEVWDHTHDQAQFAAFIRDAWDHFLEPL; encoded by the coding sequence ATGACTCGCAAAACGCTATTCACCGCCGGACTGCTGGGATTTGTCGGAATCAGTCTGCTGGTCGCCGTGGCTGACATCGCCGGCTGGCGTCGCGCCGCCGGACCATCGCCGATCGTTCCGGCCGCGGGAATTGAATCGCAGAGTACGGCCCCGCAACTAACCGCCATCTTCTTCCATGCCACCCAGCGCTGTCCGAGCTGCAAGAAGATTGAAGCCTATTCGCATGCGGCGTTACAGCCGGAGATCGACAGCGGACGACTGACGTGGGAAGTCGCCGACTACACCGCTCCTGAGAACTCGGCTCTCGTGAAAGAGCTGGAGGTCTTTACGTCGACCGTTGTGCTCGCCGAGCGTCATGGCGGACGGATTGTCCGTTCCAGGAACCTGGAAGAGGTCTGGGATCACACGCACGATCAGGCCCAGTTCGCGGCCTTCATCCGCGATGCCTGGGATCACTTTCTGGAGCCGCTGTAA
- a CDS encoding thioredoxin family protein, which translates to MATIQVLGTGCPKCGYLAANAARAVEESGRNDVIEKVTDIMQILEFAPAALPALAIDGKVVFAGTLPSPEQIRRQLETTSEARQPS; encoded by the coding sequence ATGGCCACGATTCAAGTTCTGGGGACGGGATGTCCCAAGTGCGGCTACCTGGCGGCGAATGCCGCACGCGCCGTCGAAGAGTCCGGACGAAACGATGTGATCGAGAAGGTCACGGACATCATGCAGATTCTGGAGTTTGCTCCTGCCGCGCTCCCAGCCCTGGCGATTGACGGCAAGGTCGTCTTCGCGGGAACACTTCCTTCTCCCGAGCAAATCCGACGTCAACTCGAAACGACCTCAGAAGCAAGGCAACCGTCATGA